In a genomic window of Diabrotica undecimpunctata isolate CICGRU chromosome 2, icDiaUnde3, whole genome shotgun sequence:
- the LOC140433869 gene encoding uncharacterized protein, whose amino-acid sequence MSSGKNKWKDNYDRNRPLTIQELEAAIEEIQNETEIDAVIIPPDVDELTDEEEIDDDLLEGHDKPQDTAGTFELMAEDNKNEFEDNYNEPSTSQATLKRAKSVQYNPNWSKRDPVYSNFPESQEHI is encoded by the exons ATGAGTTCTGGCAAAAATAAGTGGAAAGATAATTATGATCGGAATAGACCTCTTACTATTCAAGAATTGGAAGCTGCTATTGAAGAAATTCAAAATGAGACCGAAATTGATGCTGTTATAATACCACCAGATGTCGATGAGCTTACTGATGAAGAGGAAATAGATGACGATTTATTGGAAG gcCATGATAAGCCTCAAGACACTGCTGGGACATTCGAATTGATGGCTGAGGACAACAAAAATGAATTTGAAGATAATTATAATGAACCTTCTACAAGCCAGGCTACTTTAAAGAGGGCAAAATCTGTTCAATATAATCCAAACTGGAGCAAAAGGGACCCCGTATACAGTAATTTTCCGGAATCGCAGGAGCACATTTAA